In Debaryomyces hansenii CBS767 chromosome B complete sequence, one genomic interval encodes:
- a CDS encoding DEHA2B16434p (weakly similar to uniprot|Q63P15 Burkholderia pseudomallei BPSS0133 Putative methyltransferase) — protein sequence MTGLGVPGVFKLVMGKWFSRITYTGVLLGVFEQLSTTEPQSAEQVSHEIKVHTDTLYRLLRALSFIGLVEENGDHKFLLNEDGTVLRKDHPMSLRGFFLFEESAEHFVCWKHLPDFVKEGPTRTAFEIEFGKPVFDYMDGNPKYATLFGNAMDSISYKEIEGIVKVLKEGKYLEKADVVCDIGGSSGYFLDLVLKTVARPDAKGIVSDTATVIKDVESKGKDAALSKSLSFAEIDMFKKAVPADVYFVKHILHDWPDNKCIEILRSAKEVARPGAKFIACEAVIPEPNVPGLSKVLDIQMMLMCCGRQRTEEEFKRLYEASGWKVEVVEPCGDDFISLVIGAL from the coding sequence atgaCAGGACTTGGTGTGCCAGGCGTTTTTAAATTAGTTATGGGAAAATGGTTTTCTCGGATAACATATACGGGTGTATTATTAGGAGTATTTGAGCAATTATCCACGACGGAACCACAACTGGCCGAGCAGGTGTCTCATGAAATTAAGGTACATACTGATACTCTATATAGACTCCTTCGAGCACTATCATTTATAGGTCtagttgaagaaaatggcGACCATAAGTTTCTCTTAAATGAAGATGGGACAGTTTTACGTAAAGATCACCCAATGTCTTTAAGAggattttttttattcGAGGAAAGTGCAGAACACTTTGTTTGCTGGAAGCACCTACCAGACTTTGTTAAGGAAGGACCCACAAGGACTGCCTTTGAGATAGAATTTGGAAAACCtgtttttgattatatgGATGGAAATCCAAAATATGCTACATTATTTGGAAATGCGATGGATTCTATTTCTTATAAGGAAATTGAGGGTATTGTTAAGGTTTTgaaagaaggaaaatattTGGAGAAGGCTGATGTTGTTTGTGATATTGGGGGCAGTAGCGGGTATTTTCTTGACCTCGTTTTAAAGACGGTGGCCAGACCCGATGCGAAAGGAATTGTAAGCGATACTGCAACTGTTATTAAAGATGTCGAATCTAAAGGTAAAGATGCTGCACTACTGAAGTCCCTATCTTTTGCAGAGATTGACATGTTTAAGAAGGCTGTGCCTGCAGATGTCTACTTTGTAAAACATATTCTTCATGACTGGCCTGATAACAAGTGCATAGAAATTTTAAGACTGGCTAAGGAGGTTGCAAGACCTGGTGCTAAATTCATTGCTTGTGAAGCAGTAATCCCAGAACCAAATGTGCCGGGCCTTTCCAAAGTATTGGATATTCAAATGATGCTCATGTGTTGCGGTCGTCAAAGAACAGAAGAGGAATTCAAAAGACTTTATGAAGCATCAGGATGGAAAGTTGAAGTTGTTGAACCTTGTGGGGACGATTTCATTTCTTTAGTAATAGGAGCCCTTTGA
- a CDS encoding DEHA2B16412p (weakly similar to uniprot|Q5KI24 Cryptococcus neoformans var CND04470 Expressed protein): protein MKIYTSTSLIYIAYAINQVFGFPVTEDLIAISNGQIPLHTNVVPSIEDGARVARTLVFRESLVNVNTFKTVKSGDDETQLPVSSMEYYADCDGNGDPYWLVVDIGSTFQNIEKGSDYSFTIRVGDHPFDEDVDTSYPGSIKHSPAGSPRINLRGKLEDVTFENSIEQLRVETCFLKRHPDSETWLPRNKISPHKSHWTKLIVDEVYMVGGFGNLAYIGTIEDDIYHKAEIIKSDI from the coding sequence atgaagatatatACATCTACTAGCCTTATCTATATTGCTTATGCAATTAATCAAGTATTTGGTTTTCCAGTCACAGAAGATTTAATTGCAATTTCGAATGGTCAGATCCCACTCCATACTAATGTGGTACCCAGTATTGAGGACGGAGCTAGAGTGGCTAGAACATTAGTGTTTAGAGAGTCTTTAGTCAATGTTAATACTTTTAAAACGGTTAAATCAGGAGATGATGAAACTCAATTGCCCGTTTCATCGATGGAGTATTATGCTGATTGTGATGGTAACGGAGATCCTTATTGGCTTGTGGTAGATATTGGATCCACtttccaaaatattgaaaaaggtTCGGATTACAGCTTCACTATTCGAGTAGGAGATCATCcttttgatgaagatgtaGATACATCTTACCCTGGTAGTATTAAACATTCGCCTGCTGGTTCGCCTAGAATTAATTTGAGAGGGAAGTTGGAAGATGTAACTTTTGAAAACTCAATTGAACAACTAAGAGTAGAGACTTGTTTCTTGAAGAGACATCCAGATTCAGAAACCTGGCTTCCACGAAATAAAATCAGTCCTCATAAGTCACATTGGACTAAGCTTATTGTTGATGAGGTTTATATGGTCGGCGGCTTTGGTAATTTGGCCTACATTGGAACAATTGAAGACGATATTTACCATAAAGCGGAAATAATCAAGTCAGACATATAA
- a CDS encoding DEHA2B16456p (similar to uniprot|Q06593 Saccharomyces cerevisiae YPR194C OPT2 Oligopeptide transporter member of the OPT family): protein MSETKLEDKSDFIRVDLKDESTALHEDYKHKLYEKLGHSDVLTDDTSIPEIEYLFQKTDELPLPKALDILKQCLQDHDDDPNFPYDDFEFIQKIVNGYNNDLRMSYDDWVFNVKMYAALNEYHSPYPEVRAISSPLDDPNIPCETIRAYILGFFWCVVGTGVNELFSRRQPSIYLSASVCQMLMYPSGLALEYVLPDWGFTLFGTRHSLNPGPWTYKEQMFATVMFDIAIGGMYVGYNFYVEKLNIFYGNTWITAGYQILLSLCTQLFGFGFAGILRKIVIYPVRAVWPTILPTLALNRALLKKEKKESIHGWTITRYKFFFIVFTCSFLYMWVPDYLFQALSYFNWMTWIKPDNFNLATVTGSIQGLGLNPISSFDWNIIGYWLPLAFPFYTYLNMMIGMFIGFFVIIGLYYSNYKWTAYLPINDNNIYTNTGTIYEVQSVLTNGRLDEDKYKKYGPPYLSAANLVVYGANCALYTFMVPYVFFTERKGIWNSIKSLKESITDFRSSNYSRFKDPHSRMMSNYKEVPDWCFLVIMLIALVFAIVCVKVYPANTPVWGIFLVLGINAVFVIPLCIIYAVTGYYFTLEVLVELIIGYALPGNGDALMFLKALGFNITGQAQQYVYDQKMAHYAKVPPRAVFRGQLLGTIFQIIVSLLVINWEISNIDGICTDEQSNNFTCPSEVSYYSSSVFWGVIGPKRVFNKLYPVLPYCFLIGFLLALVCLAVRHYFYKQTRWFQPAVIIGGLFNYAPYNLSYFLPGLYMCFAFNHYIKKRFGAWWEKYNYILSSSLDAGVAFGGIIIFFAVQYHEKDINWWGNSVSYAGTDGGMGQVSLLDPTTAPDGYFGLRSEEF from the coding sequence ATGTCTGAAACGAAACTTGAGGACAAAAGCGATTTTATACGAGTggatttgaaagatgagTCAACTGCCCTTCATGAGGACTATAAACATAAACTTTATGAAAAGTTGGGTCACAGTGATGTTCTAACTGATGATACCAGCATTCCTGAAATAGAgtatctttttcaaaaaacCGACGAGTTACCATTACCAAAGGctcttgatattttgaaacaatGTCTTCAAGATCATGATGATGATCCAAATTTTCcatatgatgattttgaatttattcaaaaaattgtGAACGgttataataatgatttgagAATGAGTTATGATGACTGGGTTTTTAACGTCAAGATGTATGCAGCTTTGAATGAATACCACTCTCCATATCCAGAAGTTCGTGCAATTTCTTCACCCTTAGATGATCCAAATATCCCTTGTGAAACTATACGTGCTTATATATTAGGGTTCTTTTGGTGTGTTGTTGGTACTGGAGTCAATGAACTCTTCTCTCGTAGACAACCTTCCATTTATTTATCTGCCTCAGTTTGTCAGATGCTAATGTATCCATCTGGTCTTGCTCTTGAATATGTTTTGCCAGATTGGGGATTTACGTTGTTTGGAACTAGGCATTCCCTAAACCCGGGTCCTTGGACTTATAAAGAACAGATGTTTGCTACTGTTATGTTTGATATCGCGATTGGTGGTATGTATGTTGGTTACAACTTTTATGTCGAAAAACTAAATATCTTTTATGGTAATACTTGGATTACTGCAGGTTATCAAATTCTACTTTCTCTTTGCACTCAATTATTTGGTTTTGGTTTTGCAGGTATTCTCAGAAAGATAGTTATCTACCCAGTTCGTGCTGTTTGGCCAACTATTCTACCTACACTCGCTCTTAATCGAgctttattgaagaaagaaaaaaaagaaagtaTTCATGGCTGGACAATCACTCgttataaatttttctttattgtGTTTACTTGTTCATTTTTATACATGTGGGTTCctgattatttatttcaagcATTGTCATATTTTAATTGGATGACTTGGATCAAGCCTGACAACTTTAATTTGGCAACTGTTACCGGATCTATTCAAGGCCTTGGTTTAAATCCAATTTCGAGTTTTGATTGGAACATTATTGGTTATTGGCTTCCATTGGCATTCCCATTTTAtacatatttgaatatgatgattGGAATGTTCATTGGGTTTTTCGTTATTATTGGTCTTTATTATAGCAACTACAAATGGACCGCTTATCTTCCAATCAATGATAACAACATCTATACAAATACCGGTACAATATATGAGGTCCAAAGTGTGCTTACCAACGGGAGACTTGATGaggataaatataaaaaatacGGCCCACCATATTTATCGGCTGCTAACTTGGTAGTTTACGGTGCTAATTGTGCCCTTTATACGTTCATGGTTCCATACGTCTTCTTTACTGAACGTAAAGGTATTTGGAACTcaatcaaatcattgaaagaaCTGATTACCGATTTCAGATCGTCAAATTATTCACGTTTCAAAGACCCACATTCTCGAATGATGTCTAATTATAAAGAAGTTCCAGACTGGTGCTTTTTAGTGATCATGTTGATTGCGCTTGTCTTCGCAATTGTCTGTGTAAAAGTTTATCCTGCTAACACCCCTGTTTGGGGGATCTTCTTAGTCCTTGGTATCAATGCTGTGTTTGTGATCCCATTATGCATCATTTACGCTGTTACCGGGTACTATTTCACTCTCGAGGTTTTAGTGGAATTGATTATTGGGTATGCATTACCAGGAAATGGTGACGCTTTAATGTTTTTGAAGGCTTTGGGATTCAATATTACCGGCCAGGCTCAGCAGTATGTATATGATCAGAAAATGGCACATTATGCAAAAGTTCCTCCACGAGCAGTTTTCCGTGGTCAATTGTTGGGAACtattttccaaataattGTGTCATTGCTTGTTATAAATTGGGAAATCTCGAATATTGATGGAATATGTACTGATGAACAGTCAAACAATTTCACTTGTCCTAGTGAAGTTTCTTActattcttcttcagtatTTTGGGGTGTTATTGGACCAAAAAGagtcttcaataaattgtatCCTGTATTACCTTATTGTTTCCTTATTGGTTTTTTACTTGCTCTTGTATGTCTTGCTGTCAGACATTACTTTTACAAACAAACTCGTTGGTTTCAACCAGCAGTTATCATTGGTGGGCTCTTCAATTACGCACCTTATAATTTAAGTTATTTCCTTCCTGGTCTCTACATGTGTTTCGCTTTCAACCACTATATTAAGAAAAGATTTGGTGCATGGTGggaaaaatataattatattttgtcATCTTCTCTTGATGCTGGTGTTGCATTCGGTGgaatcattatcttcttcgCTGTTCAATACCATGAAAAAGATATAAATTGGTGGGGAAATTCAGTTTCTTACGCAGGTACTGATGGTGGTATGGGACAAGTTAGTTTATTGGACCCAACCACAGCCCCAGATGGATACTTTGGTTTGAGGTCTGAAGAATtctaa
- a CDS encoding DEHA2B16324p (some similarities with uniprot|Q5KN93 Cryptococcus neoformans var CNA07280 Transporter), whose protein sequence is MLNNKVGHVLNCSWTSNNVSKLKHCIIAMELLVMAANMAGICAGQVLRTNDASKYHDAFLAVSVVSIFSLLVVACINVQYIWSNHKLEQKYPLANNHVGKENITAETRKIEMIIPLLS, encoded by the coding sequence ATGCTTAATAACAAAGTTGGTCATGTTTTGAATTGCTCTTGGACAAGTAACAACGTATCAAAGCTAAAACATTGTATTATAGCCATGGAATTGCTTGTCATGGCTGCAAACATGGCAGGAATTTGTGCTGGTCAAGTATTGAGAACGAATGATGCTCTGAAGTATCATGATGCATTTTTAGCCGTATCTGTCGTCAGCATATTTTCTTTGCTAGTAGTAGCATGCATAAATGTTCAATATATTTGGAGCAACCACAAATTGGAGCAGAAGTATCCATTAGCAAATAATCATGTAGgcaaagaaaatattacaGCAGAAACTAGAAAGATTGAAATGATAATACCGTTATTATCGTAG
- a CDS encoding DEHA2B16302p (no similarity) yields the protein MMGRDFPGKYVSYEILSKNAKKQSNVLYNSRRLLIVYISSGCIWSFSL from the coding sequence ATGATGGGTAGAGATTTTCCTGGAAAGTATGTTTCTTATGAGATTCTCTCAAAGAATGCAAAGAAACAATCGAACGTGCTATATAATAGCAGAAGACTTCTTATTGTATACATAAGCAGTGGGTGCATCTGGTCTTTCAGCCTTTGA
- a CDS encoding DEHA2B16346p (no similarity): MTHFSQNVQAMAFSQECSSFFGSALGSTEEINNQTYIPKLPSELSLEHSSSHSWLSEEIKDGETPVYPAIKPGEASLHAEFETNSFPNDNKISSSSSSLSEGEPELTDVESQRKLIWIDQSHDLSSYSGRVNRSNGRSSTLEDVDGVRRRLEKRKRRSSPKNLSSEDLHETKRLKNTIAARRYRERRQKEVEILDKKVKELEHELSTTKMETKWWQMEARRWQELAEKREEK; this comes from the exons ATGACTCATTTTTCCCAAAACGTACAAGCTATGGCTTTT TCCCAAGAATGTTCATCATTCTTTGGATCTGCCCTCGGCTCTACTGAAGAAATAAACAATCAAACTTATATCCCGAAATTACCTAGTGAATTGTCGCTCGAGCACTCATCGAGCCATAGCTGGTTATCTGAAGAGATCAAAGATGGTGAAACACCTGTTTATCCAGCTATAAAACCTGGAGAAGCGTCGCTACATGCTGAATTCGAGACTAATCTGTTTCCAAATGATAACAAAAtatcgtcatcttcatcgtccCTTTCAGAAGGTGAGCCGGAATTAACTGATGTCGAATCACAAAGAAAGCTAATATGGATAGACCAATCGCATGATCTATCAAGTTACTCCGGACGGGTTAACCGCTCAAATGGACGTAGCTCAACATTAGAGGATGTCGATGGGGTGCGTAGGCGCCTCGAGAAACGCAAACGACGTAGCTCTCCAAAAAATTTGCTGTCGGAAGATCTACATGAAACAAAACGGTTAAAGAATACAATAGCTGCAAGAAGATACAGAGAAAGACGGcaaaaagaagttgaaattcTTGACAAAAAGGTTAAGGAACTTGAACATGAACTTTCTACTACCAAAATGGAAACCAAATGGTGGCAGATGGAGGCACGAAGATGGCAAGAATTAGCTGAGAAAAGGGAGGAAAAGTAG
- a CDS encoding DEHA2B16368p (similar to uniprot|P27796 Saccharomyces cerevisiae YIL160C POT1 3-ketoacyl-CoA thiolase with broad chain length specificity), producing the protein MDRLNQVLGHLSPSATNHITSKNPDDVVIVASYRTAIGKGFKGSFKDVGSDYILLKFLEAFLAKTQVNPNLIEDIACANVLKVRSGICEHRAAAISAGIPYTTPIIAINRQCGSGLVAIGDIANKIISGEIDCGLAVGVESMTKDFGLGQSVVSKALEDHPEMIKSKIPMGITNENIAIKYNISRKQQDEFAAKSFQKAEKALASGVFADEILPVESLIEEKDGQGNVSFKKIIVDKDEGVRKGVTAESLGKLRPSFKKDGSTHAGNSSQVSDGAAGVLLMRRSFAEENGFKIEGKFVRCVSVGVPPEIMGVGPAMAIPHILKKTNLVVDDIAAFEINEAFATQCLYSIKACNIPEEKVNINGGAIALGHPVGVTGARQYATILRLLKPGDIGLTSMCIGSGMGSASIVVKE; encoded by the coding sequence ATGGATAGATTAAATCAAGTTTTAGGGCATTTATCTCCATCTGCAACTAATCACATAACTTCGAAAAACCCCGATGATGTGGTGATTGTTGCATCTTATCGTACAGCAATTGGAAAAGGGTTTAAAGGAAGCTTCAAGGATGTTGGGAGTGactatattttattgaagtttCTAGAAGCATTCCTTGCCAAAACCCAGGTTAATCCTAATTTAATTGAGGATATTGCTTGCGCTAATGTACTCAAGGTTCGTTCCGGTATCTGTGAACATAGAGCTGCCGCCATAAGCGCTGGTATTCCATACACCACCCCCATTATAGCCATAAATAGACAGTGTGGGTCTGGATTGGTAGCTATAGGTGATATagcaaataaaataatatcgGGAGAAATTGATTGCGGTCTAGCTGTTGGTGTGGAATCGATGACTAAAGACTTTGGATTGGGTCAATCAGTTGTGTCAAAAGCTCTCGAGGATCACCCAGAAATGATAAAATCTAAGATTCCTATGGGGATCACCAACGAGAATATTGCTATCAAGTACAATATCTCACGCAAACAACAGGATGAATTTGCAGCTAAATCTTTCCAGAAGGCTGAAAAAGCATTGGCTTCAGGTGTCTTTGCTGATGAAATATTGCCTgttgaatcattaattgaagaaaaggatGGCCAAGGTAATGTTtcttttaaaaaaattatagtTGATAAAGACGAAGGTGTTCGTAAGGGAGTCACTGCAGAATCCTTGGGCAAATTACGCCCATCATTTAAGAAGGATGGCCTGACCCATGCTGGTAACTCTTCTCAAGTAAGTGATGGAGCAGCAGGTGTTTTACTTATGAGACGTTCTTTTGCTGAAGAAAATggatttaaaattgaaggtAAGTTTGTTAGATGTGTTTCTGTTGGTGTTCCTCCAGAAATCATGGGGGTTGGTCCAGCAATGGCTATTCCTCATATTCTCAAGAAAACTAACTTAGTAGTGGATGATATTGCAGCCtttgaaatcaatgaaGCTTTTGCTACACAATGTTTGTACTCAATTAAAGCCTGCAATATACCAGAAGAGAAAGTGAACATCAATGGGGGGGCTATTGCCTTGGGCCATCCAGTGGGTGTAACTGGGGCTAGACAATATGCTACAATCTTAAGATTATTGAAGCCAGGTGATATTGGTTTAACCTCAATGTGTATTGGTTCAGGTATGGGCTCTGCTAGTATAGTAGttaaagaataa
- a CDS encoding DEHA2B16478p (weakly similar to uniprot|P39980 Saccharomyces cerevisiae YEL065W SIT1 Ferrioxamine B transporter), producing MVQDHDCKEIPPIGRDEENTTKCTMDNEFKEVDEYEQSSSTKTHEPHVPLMRGVQLIENVKTAMDDSKRGNIVKAVYGTSILVCAWAASLDASTTNSLQPLATSSFGAHSSLATINIANGIIGAVSNPILAKFADLISRTFIYIISVFFYTVGYIIAASSQTATAFIVGLGIATVGKTGVDFVNTLIVIDFTPLKWRGFVTSILATPFIINCWFAGLIVGDLRVANWKWGYGMFAIIIPVVLLPAIALMTYFDKTVTLADSFSAGKSKTKKEELYNIVSIIKQGLIEVDAFGLLLLGFGFALLLLPFSLAGSADNGWRNPSLIAMIIVGGLLVIAFFVYEIYYAPFPAMPKRILNVTLVMSIIIDFFYYFAGYIGLLYFSSYVFVVKDWNYTNWTYFNNTLTLALCIFGVIAGILFRVTRRYKIWQLLGLAMRIISYGILISGKGSTIVTGALIAHPILAGGGGGLSVVASGVALQASVEHSQVALAIAMLSLWTRIGGSIGEAITSAIWNAKMPASLRKHLSSSVSDAQVAEFFGDITLLHEYPIKSEIRQGAIAAYQEVNYYFFCIALGLSFIPFICAFFQTNYFLNDKQNAVDQDVHDEKDITKGAPKNWKDKFARCF from the coding sequence ATGGTTCAAGATCATGATTGCAAGGAGATACCTCCCATAGGTAGAGATGAAGAAAACACAACGAAGTGTACTAtggataatgaatttaaagagGTCGACGAATATGAACAATCTTCAAGTACCAAAACTCATGAACCACATGTCCCCCTTATGAGAGGTGTTCAGCTCATAGAAAATGTTAAGACAGCCATGGATGATTCAAAGAGAGGCAATATTGTAAAAGCTGTTTATGGTACTTCTATCCTTGTTTGTGCTTGGGCAGCCTCATTAGACGCATCTACTACTAACAGTTTACAGCCTTTAGCAACATCTTCTTTTGGGGCTCATTCAAGTTTGGCGACTataaatattgcaaatggTATCATTGGTGCAGTAAGTAATCCTATATTAGCGAAGTTTGCTGATTTGATTTCAAGAACTTTTATTTACATCATTTCTGTGTTTTTTTATACAGTTGGTTATATTATTGCAGCTTCAAGTCAAACTGCTACCGCATTTATTGTTGGGCTAGGGATAGCTACTGTAGGTAAAACTGGCGTGGATTTCGTGAACACTCTTATTGTGATTGATTTCACACCTTTAAAATGGAGAGGATTTGTCACGTCAATTTTAGCAACACCTTTTATCATAAATTGTTGGTTTGCAGGTCTAATTGTTGGCGATTTACGGGTAGCTAATTGGAAATGGGGTTACGGCATGTTTGCTATAATAATTCCAGTTGTATTGCTACCTGCAATAGCCCTAATGACTTATTTTGACAAGACAGTTACACTCGCTGATAGTTTTTCAGCTGGTAAATCTAAgacaaagaaagaagagcTCTATAATATCGTATCTATAATCAAGCAAGGATTGATAGAAGTGGATGCATTTGGTTTATTGTTACTAGGATTTGGATTcgcattattattattaccattCTCTCTAGCTGGCTCAGCTGACAACGGTTGGAGAAACCCAAGTTTAATTGCCATGATTATTGTTGGTGGATTGTTGGTGATAGCGTTTTTTGTTTACGAAATATACTATGCACCATTTCCGGCAATGCcaaaaagaatattgaatGTGACATTGGTAATGTCAATTATCATAGACTTTTTCTATTACTTTGCTGGGTATATAGGGTTGCTTTATTTTTCATCCTACGTTTTTGTTGTCAAAGATTGGAATTATACAAACTGGACCTACTTTAATAATACTCTTACTCTAGCGTTATGTATATTCGGCGTTATTGCGGGTATTTTATTCAGAGTCACCCGTAGATATAAAATTTGGCAATTGCTAGGTCTCGCAATGAGGATTATCTCTTATGGGATTTTGATACTGGGTAAAGGTTCTACTATAGTCACTGGCGCATTGATTGCTCATCCGATATTGGCAGGTGGGGGTGGTGGTCTTTCTGTTGTTGCCTCCGGTGTTGCACTCCAAGCATCTGTGGAGCATTCTCAAGTTGCTTTGGCAATTGCCATGCTAAGCCTTTGGACTCGCATTGGTGGTTCAATAGGAGAAGCCATTACTAGTGCTATATGGAACGCTAAAATGCCTGCTAGTTTAAGAAAAcatttatcttcatctgtTTCCGACGCACAGGTTGCTGAATTTTTTGGAGATATTACATTACTCCATGAATACCCAATTAAAAGTGAAATTAGACAAGGGGCTATTGCAGCCTACCAAGAAGTAAATTACTATTTCTTTTGTATTGCTCTAGGATTGTCTTTCATCCCATTTATCTGTGCGTTTTTTCAGACTAATTACTTCCTCAATGACAAGCAAAATGCAGTAGATCAAGATGTACATGATGAAAAAGACATAACAAAAGGTGCTCCgaaaaattggaaagaTAAGTTTGCAAGATGCTTCTGA
- a CDS encoding DEHA2B16390p (no similarity), translated as MKIVNDENSMNNSNTCVHMLYTKIATINLYKYQLSIYYSILSTGYTILKMKLSTTICYTYLITLAVAAPIEVTKASEVVTPRNLASFEKALESKVVSLKTAALQSTKNSISNGVNSAKSVAGNAASSIESAAQSRFSSVVAAAQSEAASLKAAAQQAIANAEPEGDDDIACIQEDLQSKAGELESAVQQAIASAKGATASEIASIESSLESKALSLKQTAQSTVSSAEDAGKSNIISAEKAVISRVATLENNFYDKIGSAKGSFESKAASFKDELESWF; from the coding sequence ATGAAGATCGTAAATGACgaaaattcaatgaataatagtaatactTGTGTTCACATGCTCTATACAAAAATTGCAACGATTAATTTGTATAAATACCAGTTATCTATATATTACTCAATTCTAAGCACAGGGTATacaatattaaaaatgaagcTAAGCACCACCATTTGTTACACGTATTTGATTACTCTTGCAGTAGCAGCACCAATTGAAGTCACCAAAGCGTCTGAAGTCGTTACACCAAGAAATCTCGCCAGTTTTGAAAAGGCTCTAGAACTGAAAGTGGTATCCCTCAAAACAGCTGCTTTACAATCAACCAAAAATTCTATTTCAAATGGGGTGAATTCTGCTAAAAGCGTTGCTGGGAATGCTGCAAGTTCAATTGAACTGGCTGCACAACTGAGATTTTCATCTGTTGTCGCTGCCGCACAACTGGAGGCTGCTTCTCTTAAGGCTGCTGCTCAGCAGGCTATTGCAAATGCAGAGCCGGAaggtgatgatgatattgcTTGTATTCAGGAAGACTTACAACTGAAAGCAGGAGAGCTCGAAAGTGCTGTTCAACAAGCTATCGCTTCGGCTAAAGGAGCGACTGCTCTGGAAATCGCTTCCATCGAATCGTCTTTGGAACTGAAGGCATTATCTCTCAAACAAACAGCTCAGCTGACAGTATCATCGGCAGAAGATGCAGGCAAACTGAATATAATCTCTGCTGAAAAAGCAGTTATCCTGCGGGTTGCAACACTTGAGAACAATTTTTATGACAAGATTGGTTCAGCTAAGGGTTCTTTTGAACTGAAGGCTGCCTCTTTTAAAGATGAACTTGAGTCTTGGTTCTGa